ACGAAAGCGCCGCCCGGTTTTAGAACGTTTTCGGCGAGGTTCAGGGCCGCCTCGCACAACCCCAGAGACCTGGCGGCGTCCACGGTTTTATTGCCTGTCGTGCCGGGGGCCATGTCGCTGAGAACCACGTCGAATCCGCTGCCGACGGTGCCCACGACCTTGTCCAGTTCGTCCAGGGCGTCACCGGTAAAGATTTTGGCATGCGGCGGCGGTGCCTGGATGCCGGCCGGTTTCAGGTCGATGCCCACGACCCGCCCTCCCGCGCCGGTCAACTCCGAAGCGTACAGTAACCAGGAACCCGGGGCGCAGCCCAGGTCAAGCACACGGTGCCCCTTTTTGATGATTCGAAACTTCTGCTGTATCTCCTTCAGCTTGTAGACCGACCGGGCCGGGTACCGCTCCCTTTTCGCCCTGCGGGTGTAGTGGTCCTCCCAGGGGTTTTTATTTGACGTTTTTCTACTCACTCCCAATCCTGTTCATTCACGCTAAAGGGCTAAATACATCTCACCGCCCGCTGCGCTCGAGACCCCGAGAACACAGAAAATTTTATCTGTAAAACAACTTTGTGTCCTTTGTGCCTTGTGGTGAACATCTAGAAAAGTTCCTCGATCGCCTCCTCGACGGTTCGGACCCCCACCAGTGCCAGGCCGTCGACCACCGGCATCCGTTTCAGGTTGCTGAACGGCACCAGGCAGCGGGAAAACCCCATCTTCCTGATCTCCGCGGCCCGGATATCGACCTGGCCGATGGCCCGGACCTCTCCGGTTAGCCCCACCTCGCCCAGGACAACGCTGCCCTCGGGCACCGGTTTGTCCAGAAAGCTGGAAGCGATGGCGGACACGATCCCCAGGTCAACGGCCGGCTCGTCCACCTTGACGCCGCCGGCCACATTCATGAAGATGTCGTGCCCCATCAGGTGCAGGCCGAGCTTTTTTTCCATCACCGCCGTCAGGAGGGCCACCCGGTTGTGGTCGAGGCCCAGGATGGTCCGCCGCGGCGTCCCGAAGCTGGTGCTGCTGGCAAGCGCCTGGAGCTCGAGCAGAATGGGACGGGTGCCTTCCATGCTGGCCGTGACCACCGATCCCGGAGAGCCTTCGGGCCGTTCCGAAAGAAAAATGCTCGAAGGGTTGTCCACCTCGTCGAGGCCGTGGCCCTTCATCTCGAACACCCCGATCTCGTTGGTGGAGCCGAAGCGGTTTTTCACCGCCCGCAGGATCCTGAACACGTGGTTCCGGTCCCCTTCGAAATAGAGCACCGTGTCCACCATGTGTTCGAGAAGCCGGGGTCCGGCAATGGCGCCGTCCTTGGTCACGTGGCCCACCAGGAAGGTGGGGACGCCTTTCTTTTTTGCCATCAGCATCAGGCGCATGGCGGACTCGCGCACCTGGCTGACGCTTCCGGGTGCAGAGGTCAGGTCGCCGCTGTACATGGTCTGGATGGAATCGACGACCAGCACGTCCGGCTGCTCCTTTTCCACCATAGCCAGGATGGCATCGATGTCGATTTCCGACACCGCCAGCATGTCCGGGGAAACGGTGGCGAGGCGCCGGCTCCTCAAACTGAGCTGCTTGACCGACTCCTCGCCGGAAACGTACAGCACCCGCTTTCCCTGCCGGGCGATGCCAAAAAGGGCCTGCAGCATGAGGGTCGATTTGCCGATGCCGGGATCGCCGCCGATCAGCACCAGGGTGCCGGTGACCAGCCCGCCCCCCAGGACGCGGTCGAATTCGCCGATGCCGGTAACCAGCCGGTTTTCATCGTCGGCCTCCACCGCATCGATGGCAACGGGCACGTTCTTTTCCATGACACCGCCCCTGCCGCCCCCCGTAAGGCGTTTGTCGGCCTGGACCTCTTCCACCAGGCTCTCCCACTCGCCGCAGTCCGGGCATTTGCCCATCCATTTCGCCGTCTGGTATCCGCACGCCTGGCAGGTAAATATCGTTTTCCGGGGTTTATTCACTATACCAAAGCCCGACCTTATGTGCTATAGTTGTCGTTTTGAACAATTTCGTTTCGTGATCTCGTGACGAGATATCGATCTGAACCGTTAACGATCAATAGCATGATTGCCACGCCCCATCAAGCCGGCAGTCATGCCCACAATGGACATCCAAAAGGAAATATGCCTGAAAAAATCTCCAAATATCTCCGAATATTCCTCTGCATGATGGTTATAGGAGCCCTGGGGGACGCTTTCGATGCCGCTGCCCAAGCCGGTCAATCCGAAAAAAGCCCCTATTTCTCGGGAGTCGAACAACGACTGGTCCGGGACGGTTTCCATGCCGACAGGATCGCGGCCCTGTACCGGCAGGCCGGCGTCACCTTCGAAACCCGGAACGTGTCCCTGTTCTTCATCCTGCGTGCGGGAAAAGTGGACCACAGCCAGTACACCAACCCCGAGTCGATCCGCAAGGCCAGGCGATACATGCAGGAGCACCGGAAAGAC
The Deltaproteobacteria bacterium genome window above contains:
- a CDS encoding RlmE family RNA methyltransferase — translated: MSRKTSNKNPWEDHYTRRAKRERYPARSVYKLKEIQQKFRIIKKGHRVLDLGCAPGSWLLYASELTGAGGRVVGIDLKPAGIQAPPPHAKIFTGDALDELDKVVGTVGSGFDVVLSDMAPGTTGNKTVDAARSLGLCEAALNLAENVLKPGGAFVCKIFQGGDVKAFSETVQKKFRQQKTFKPQSSRKASKEIFIVAINFRG
- the radA gene encoding DNA repair protein RadA, producing MNKPRKTIFTCQACGYQTAKWMGKCPDCGEWESLVEEVQADKRLTGGGRGGVMEKNVPVAIDAVEADDENRLVTGIGEFDRVLGGGLVTGTLVLIGGDPGIGKSTLMLQALFGIARQGKRVLYVSGEESVKQLSLRSRRLATVSPDMLAVSEIDIDAILAMVEKEQPDVLVVDSIQTMYSGDLTSAPGSVSQVRESAMRLMLMAKKKGVPTFLVGHVTKDGAIAGPRLLEHMVDTVLYFEGDRNHVFRILRAVKNRFGSTNEIGVFEMKGHGLDEVDNPSSIFLSERPEGSPGSVVTASMEGTRPILLELQALASSTSFGTPRRTILGLDHNRVALLTAVMEKKLGLHLMGHDIFMNVAGGVKVDEPAVDLGIVSAIASSFLDKPVPEGSVVLGEVGLTGEVRAIGQVDIRAAEIRKMGFSRCLVPFSNLKRMPVVDGLALVGVRTVEEAIEELF